A genomic region of Christiangramia sp. OXR-203 contains the following coding sequences:
- a CDS encoding type II CAAX prenyl endopeptidase Rce1 family protein encodes MPPEASLRFKIFNLLTNFGKMLGCYFLFFILLAALQSTFPSFDYDKYQQTEIFELLKTQPWKFAFMAAIFAPVMEEGIFRSLLKPTEFSLKFFFCCVLFMIGIALIPEEAHWILKYGVLGGTLLLAFYALGELIPEHIFRKTCYWLHRYYLINWILGAIIFGFVHIFNYVDTFQIDLILFIMIFPRIIAGFFFGKIKLENRGLIWPMLMHSMNNSMVLLFILPLTLSN; translated from the coding sequence ATGCCGCCAGAAGCCAGCCTGAGGTTTAAGATTTTCAACCTGCTCACTAATTTCGGAAAGATGCTTGGTTGCTATTTCCTTTTCTTCATACTACTGGCCGCTCTTCAATCTACATTTCCATCTTTTGATTACGATAAATATCAGCAAACCGAGATCTTCGAATTATTAAAAACACAACCATGGAAATTTGCTTTTATGGCGGCCATTTTCGCTCCGGTCATGGAGGAAGGCATATTCCGAAGTTTACTTAAACCTACAGAATTCAGTCTCAAATTCTTTTTTTGCTGTGTGCTATTTATGATAGGTATCGCACTAATCCCAGAAGAAGCTCACTGGATTCTTAAATATGGTGTACTTGGCGGGACCTTGCTGCTTGCTTTTTATGCCTTAGGGGAATTGATCCCGGAACATATATTTAGAAAAACCTGTTACTGGCTACACCGGTATTATTTGATCAACTGGATCCTAGGTGCTATCATTTTCGGCTTTGTTCATATTTTCAATTATGTAGATACTTTTCAAATTGACCTGATATTATTCATAATGATCTTCCCTCGTATCATTGCAGGCTTTTTCTTCGGAAAAATTAAATTGGAGAATCGAGGACTAATCTGGCCTATGTTAATGCACAGCATGAATAATTCTATGGTACTGCTTTTTATACTTCCCTTAACCCTGTCAAATTAA